ATTCCAGGCATAAAACCTAACGCAGCTACAGTTGTACCTGCCATCCCGCCAGCACAGATTTTAAAAAACTTTCTGCGACTAACGTTCATTGCTACCTCTTTATATTTTTTGTATAAATCGGTGTGAGGATAGCAGCCTAATATGATTAGATATTGCCTAAAATCAATTAAAGTGAAAATAAAAGTTTAATTAATATTAACTGAGTAGTTAAACAACAATTAAAATTACCACCAATAGGGTATTTATTGTTAAATTGATTTGGATCAATTGTTGCATTTAGAAACATCTAAGTTAAATAATTTTTATTTGGCGCTTTTTGAAATCAGAATTTCAATATAATAATTATAATGCATAAAACAACCATAACTTAAGGTAAATTATGCCATTTAACGTTAATAATGATATTTCTGCACAATCAAATATTAAAATAAAAAGTATAGGTTCACTAGAAAATGATGCTTCACATTTTATCAACCATATCCATAATGTAGAGAGCAGCCCAAAGCCCCTCGATTTATTAAGTAATAATCAACTGAAAACAACAACTCAGCTGGAACGAGATGAATTAAAATATAGGGTTCAGCATGAAATAAAAAAAGCGGCTATTTACGGTATCAGTAAATATCAATTAGAATGCGCTGACTACATGAGAGCCGTTAATAAAGAAGTACAAACCATCATGATAGGCAGCTTAAATCAAAGGATTGGCCTGACTAAGATGAATGTTTATCCATTATGTAGCGTGTATGGTGAGCTGGACGAACAGTTAAGCACTTTTGTTAACGCGCTAGAAAATCGTTCACTGGTAGACGCCGGTTGCCTCCATAAATCCTATCTTCCACTACTTAATCAATGGCAAGAGACATTAGCGAATAGCCAGCATAAAATCGACATATTTCAATACTTAGCTAAAAAAAGTAATACACAGGAACAACTAAAAGAATTAAAAAAGCTAATCATAAAAAATACACCACCAGAAACAGATAGCGCTGAGCTATACAATTTTATTAAAAATAAAATATTACCGTGTCAATCTTTATCAGCATTTCAAACAAAATTGCAGGCTCTATATCAAACTGATAAGGAGGATATTGATTGTAATTCATCTGGATTATTTAATTTAATTGAAAACCATTTTTTTAGAAATACGAGCAAAGTCGGATTGACTTTCTTTCTTCAAAATCACCATTCAATTGTTTTCTCTTGGAACCAAAATGATGAAGAAGGGCTTTTAATCAATGATATCAAACAAAAAAAATTCAAACATGGTTTTAGGCGGTTATATAATAATAAAGAGTACATAGAACCCATCGTTTTCTCAGAAATCAGGCACCTTGAACGCAATAAAAATCAATTTTCTAACAACATTATTAGAATACAATTGCATAGCGAAAGTGTAATGATATCGAACGATTTTGATGAAAAGTGGTTTGAATACAAAGACAGTGAAATTATTGAACATTAATTTCAAAAACGATACGTTTCTTAGCCAGAAAATCACCATAATAATAAAGATGGTATGTTATTTTTCTTTATTGTTATGATCAATATAAAGATGATTTTCTACTTCCAACCGCTGATAATAATACCCGCACCGACAAAAACCACTAAAGCCCCTACCCAATCAGTAACAGTAAGCGAAACACCATCAACGACTTTTAGCCAAACTAGCGCTGTAACAATATAGATCCCGCCATATGTTGCATAAATTCGCCCGCTCGCTTCAGGATGTAATGTTAGTAGCCAAACAAATAGTGCCAAACTCAACGCAGCAGGAATGAGTAACCATGAGCTTCCTTGTTTTTTCATCCATAAATAAGGGAAATAGCAACCTGCAATTTCAGCTAGTGCAGTGATGAAAAACAAACCAATAATTTTTATCGACATAGAAACCTATTCAATAGAGTACCCATTCATGCTTTTTAGAAAATCATTCTAGGAAGAGCAATACAGGTAACGTTATACCGACTTTACTAACAGTAAAGAAATTCGCCTTGCTATGGGTAAAACAAAGAAAACCGTTGGAAAGGCTATCATCCACGAAATTCCCCAAGAACTGAGCCAGGGAGTGAATACTTCACTGGTAAAACCGAGTGCTCTGACTGTACTTATCAACGATACAATGCCACTCATGACAAGAGATAAAAAGAAAGGGACAAGGACAATCATCGCCCGGGCGGGTAATTTAGGGATGCCTAAAACATAATTACTGTCTTGGTATGACATAACAACTCCTAAGCAAACGAGCACACAAAGCACATAACGATTTGTGTGACCAAAGTTATATGCGTTGCTTAACGTAAACGCTTACGAGTCTCATGACCATTCGCGATTATTCTATGGTATTTGATTTTTTTGTCAATGAACCAACAAAAACGATACAACAACACAATAGGCTCTGGTATCCTCCTCTTTCACATTAATATACGGTGTATAATTAATAATGGAGGTAACACATGATCACCGGGCATGTCTTCATAGCAACCAGTTTAGATGGCTATATTGCTCGTAAAAATGGCGATATTGACTGGCTTTTACAACAGGATCTGCCTGAAGAAAACCATGGTTACGAAAACTTCATCTGCAACATCGATGCAATCATCATGGGGCGAGGAACATTTGAAGCCGTTTGTAATTTTACACCTTGGCCCTATGAGCAACCCATTGTGGTTCTTTCATCCACACTCGCAGCCCAACCTGTTCCTGAACATTTAATCGGTAAGGTACGGTTTTCGAACCAGACTCCCAAGCAAGTCATGCTGATGTTAGAGACCGAAGGCTGTAAACGTGTTTATATCGATGGCGGGCAAATTGTTCAATCCTTTTTAAAACAAGGGCTAATTCACGACCTTATTATCACTAAAATTCCCATTCTATTAGGTGAAGGGCGTCCATTATTTGGCCCAATTCCCCATGATATTTTCCTTAACCATTTGAATACTCAAAGCTTCCCTTCAGGGTTTATTCAATCCCATTATGAGATAGTCAAATGACAGCGAGAAAACCAGGTCGCCCTAAAACACAACAACTCAATATTTCATCTGAAAATATTATTGCAAAGGCGGTAGAAATATTAGATGAAAAAGGAATTGAGCAATTATCCATGCGGTTAATCGCTAAAGAAATGGCTATTACTCCGATGGCGCTTTACCATTATTTTTCTGATAAAAACGCGTTAATTAAAGCCATTGGCAACACGCTATATCACGATATTAATGTTACAGATATAAAAGGTATTCAGCCCAAAATAGAAAACCTTTTGCTTAGATATCGTGAAAAGGTGATTCAATACCCACAAATTACGTTAGCGATATTTAATGCATCTGCGTTATTTCCTGAACAGGCTACTCGCATAACCAAAGAGATAATTCAGTTATTAATAGAGTTAGGGTTATCAATACAGCAAGCAACCCAGTGGGGGCACATTCTCATTGACTATACTCACGGGGAAGCTTTAGCGTCAGCAACTTTAGAGTATAACGAGCAAGTTCACGCTAGAGAAAATTATATCAACGCAATGATTTTACTGAACATGAAGGGTTTATTGTTATGTCAAAAATAGTTAAATAAATAACGTTTTACTGCGATATACCTTTTGCACCTTAACCCATTTTTCTTTTATTTCTGCTACTATAACAGCCACCTTTTCTATCATCTTATTGGCTAATAAAATCATTATGAGAGCAACTTCTGAAGAAGCCCGCGTTTTTATTGAAGTGGTAGAACAAAAAAGTTTTAGTAAAGCGGCAGATAAACTAAATCTAGCGAATTCGGCAGTAAGCCGGATCGTCAAAAAACTGGAAGAAAAACTGGGTGTCAATTTGCTTAACCGCACCACAAGGCAAATTGACCTAACCGCCGAAGGTGAGCTTTATTTTCAGCGTATGAAAGTTATCTTGCAAGAAATGCTAGCGGCAGAAAATGAATTACACGAAACACAAACTTCCCCAAAAGGCCTATTACGAATTGATGCTGCAACCCCGATTGTATTGCATATATTAATCCCTTTTGTGTCTGTTTTTCGTCAACAATATCCCGACATTCATTTGTCTCTAGTTTCATCAGAAACCTTTGTTAATTTAATCGAGCGGAAAGTCGATGTTGCAATACGTGCAGGGCAACTCACCGACTCTAGCTTACGTGCCCGCCCACTATTTAATAGTTATCGTAAGATAATTGCGTCTCCAAATTATCTAGAACAGCATGGTGCCCCCAAATACCCTCAAGACCTTTTGAATCATACAGGCTTAATCTTTACTGAACCTGCATCATTAAATATATGGCCAGTTAAAGGTATTGATGGACAACTAATAGAAATCACAGAAGGGATATCATCAAACAGCGGGGAGACGTTAAGGCAGCTTTGCTTAGCTGGAAATGGGATTGCATGTTTGTCTGACTTTATGGTGAATAAGGATATTCAAAGTGGCCAATTTGTCGAAGTGTTGACAGAAGAATTGCAGCCTATTCCTTTACCCTTTCATGCCGTTTATTACAGTGACCGCGTCGTCAGCCAGCGTATTCGCGTTTTTATTGACAGTTTAACTCAATATCTTGCAGAAATTCAGAAGCCATAAAAATTATGGCTTCTGAATATATAAAACAATCAATTAGTCCCAGTTTGGTGCTAAACCTTCTGGGCTAACTAAACGGTCATTACAATCTAATTTTGCAATCGCCGCTTTATCGTCGCTGTCTAACTGTAATTGTGTTGCTTGCAAGTTACTCAATAAATTTTCACGTTTGGTTGATGATGGAATAACAGAATACCCTTCACCCATTGCCCACGCTAAAATAACTTGAGCAGGCGTTGCATTGTGTTTCTGTGCAATACGCCCAATGACCTCATCTTTTAATGCTTTACCATAAGCCAATGTCATATAAGAGGTAATATGGATATTGTGCTGTTTTGCCCACTCAACGACTTTTTTATTTTGCAGATAAGGCGACAGTTCGATTTGGTTTGTCGCAATGTTTTCTGCACCAACTGCTGCAATCGCTTTTTCCATTAATGGGATGGTGAAATTAGAAATACCAATTTCACGTGTTAACCCTTGTTTTTTTGCTTCCAATAAAGCTTGCATAAACTCTTCAACAGAAACGGCATCATTTGGTGATGGCCAATGCACCAGTGTTAAATCCACATAATCTGTTTGTAAATCACTTAAGCTTTTTTTCAAGCTCGGAATGAGTTTATCTTTGCTTAGATTCTCAATCCAAATTTTTGTTGTGATATAAAGCTCACTGCGTGCAACGCCACTTTCTGCAATAGCCTGCCCAACTGCAGCTTCATTCTCGTAAATTTGTGCAGTATCAACTGCGCGGTAACCAACATCTAATGCATTTTTTACCGATGCAATCACCACATCATCTTTTAAACGGAATGTGCCAACGCCAATCACAGGAATAGTCATTATGTTTTCTCTCTTAAATTTGTTCACGTTAAACTTCACAAATAATCATTTGGTTAGCCTATACACAGGCTAAAAGCCAACCAATAATTACTGAGGCAATTCGAATGCCATAGAGAATACGATGGAATAATGCAGAGGAAAATAGCCGTAAGCTCAATAGACTTTTGCTAAAAAATCAACAATCTCTTTAGTTAATAGCTTTAACTATAAAAATAGTCTTTATAACGACATTTGACTAAACTCAGCCTAGCTAAATCATCATTTCAGACAATAAAACTACAAATGTAAAAATCACCATTCATTACTCCGCTTTTTATCTTTATTTTAGTTTGTTAGCCTAAATACAACTTAGCAATTAACGAATAAGGCAATACAAATGAAAATTCTTCTTCTCAATGGTGGACAAACATTTGCTCACTCTGCAGGGCAACTTAATCGTACCTTGCACGATGTAGCCAAAGCTTGCCTATGTGAGTTAGGGCACACTATCCAAGAAACGCATATTGAATCGGGTTACGATATCGAAAACGAAGTTAAAAAATTTCTTTGGGCAGATACAATCATTTACCAAATGCCTGGCTGGTGGATGATGATGCCTTGGATGGTAAAAAAATATATGGATGATGTTTATACCCTCGGCCACGGCCATTTATATGCAAACGATGGTCGTACTCGCCAAGACCCAAACAAGCAATATGGTACTGGGGGTCTACTTCATGGAAGAAAATATATGCTCTCAGTAACTTGGAATGCACCTATTGATGCATTTAATGAGTTTGATAATTTTTTTGATGGTCGTGGTGTTGATGGCGTTTATTTTGCCTTTCATAAATCACAACAATTCCTCGGATTGAAAAAATTTCCAACCTTTATGGTTAACGACGTGATCAAAGAACCCAATATTGAAAAATATATCAATGATTATAAAGCGCATCTTACTGAGATTTTTAAATAGTTAATTTTAAAAAAGGAATACAACTGTATTCCTTTTTTATTATTTAGCTATAATTAATTTTATGCTATTTTACTTATTAATTTCACATCTAATAAATTTATCTTACCTTCTACTTTTTTAATAAAATCTTGCAAGTGTTGTGTCGCATTATGTTTATCTAGTGATTGTTGATCCTGCCATATTTCAAAGAAGACGAATGTATTTGGATTAGCATTGTCTTGATGTAGTTCATACTGGAGGCAACCTTCATCTCTATTGCTTGGCTCAACAATCGACTTAGTTGCTGATTTTACAAACTCAACTTCATTATCTTTTGCAATTATCGTTGCAACAATTCTTATTTCTGACATAAGCTCACCTGTTATAAAGTTAGAAAATATTAATTCATCTATTTATAACACAACTCGAAATCAGAATTTAGGCTTTATTGTTCTATAATTCAGAAAATACATTTCTAATTTTAATCATATTATTATATTGCAAAAATAGTGTAATTTTAAAATATAATGCAATCAATTTTATAATTGCATTATATTTTGTTTGTCTCACACTGATGGCTATAGGCTAAATTTCATTCAATAATGACGCAATAAATCTCAACCGGTGATCATCACCACCTTGAGTTACACGGTCGCAATTCATCCATTTACCATTTTTAAGCCCTACTGCTGTCATGCAATGAAAAATGGCATCACTTACTGGATCACCTTCTTTGACGATGAAATCAGTGGGCTCCTCAGACGTTGTCACAATCGTCGTTTTATTGATATCTAACAGTGGTAATAGCTTCTGTTGTTGTTCGTTATAATACCAAGCGAAGCCATTTAGCATTACTTTATCAAAGAACCCTTTCAAAATAGCAGGCATTCCCATCCACCAAACAGGGAAAATGACAATCACCTCAGAGCTTGCTTTAAGTGTTTCTTGGTATTTGCCCACTAAAGGATCAATAAAGTCACCTTTGGCATATAACGCAAGCTCAGCTTCCGTTAAAACAGGGTTGAATTTATCTGCATGTAAATCGATAAGTTGAAACTTTTTCTTTTTAGAGGCTAATTCTTTTTCTATCGCTTCAAGCAAAAAGTGGCAAAAGCTACCACTCCATGGATGTGAATAAATAATAGTTACCATAAAATCCTATCCTTTGCATAAAACTGAATAATATAAAATATCACTCTGATTTTTCTATTTTTTATTGTAACTGATTATAACTAATTGATTATGATAAAACGCAAAATTAATAGATTTACTATACAGATAAAACTAGCCAGCGTAGCATAATAAAGTCATAACATAAGAATGAGGCCACCATGAAGAATCATATTCAATTGGATATTAAAGATAATGAAGCCACCTTATCTTACCTATCACATAAAATAATTTTACCTATTGGCATCAAAAATTTTAATGGTTTTAAGTTTCAACATTCTCCTATTACAGCTTATGAAGCAGAGATGGCGATTGAGCATATCGAAAATGCCATTATTCCAGTAAAAAAACAGCTCCCTGAAGGGAAAATATTACTCTTTAGCAATGACGAAAAGCTAGGTTTACTGATAGAAAATAGGCGTTTTGATGGTGAATTTATAACGACATTACAAATTGAAGATGCTTTTAATGAATTGGTCAATGTGATAAATGGTAGCCCCCTTCATTCAACACAATTACCGACGAATAGCGAGTTCAGTGCATTTTTATTAATCATAAGGGAAATCACCCATCATTGGGGCTTGAATGGTATTACATATAATTAATCACAATAGAAAAAAGGACAAAACTCTATTTTTCTAACTTAAAGATTCTAAAAGGGCTTTAATATTAATATTCTACAAGTTACTTTCAAACAAACCCGCTGGGCTATCACCCTTTAAAAAAGGACATGTGTCCTTTTTTAATAAAGAAAATTTGAGTATAATTCAAGTATAATTTCAAGCACAATCGGCTATTAAGATGAAAATAGTAAATGCCACAGCAAAGTGTACAGAATTCATTATTCACCATAAAATTAATGAATTTATTTCTGAAGAAACTCTCGAAAATGCAAAGCTTATCCATATAAAAGCTAAAGAATATTTAATATTTCAAGATAGTGAAATCAGTCACCTTTATTTTCTTGTTGGTGGGAAACTGCAAGTTGAACGCTATGAAACTGATGGCAATAAAGTAATTTTTTCATTTGTAAATGCATTTTCTATTATTGGTGACTTAGAGCTTTTCCAAAGCCATCTTGAAAATAACCGCGTTTACAATACAATTCAAGCAGTTACAGATGCAGACTTGCTTGCATTATCTTTATCTATAATCCGAAAAAAAGAAATTCACTCACCGTTATTTTTACAGTTTATCTGCCAACACCTTAGTAAAAAATTGTATAATGCGTCACAATTACACTCCAGTGCATCCTATTCCGTTGAATACAAGTTAAGGCGCTATCTCGCTTTTGTTGAAAAACAAAATGGCGGAAGTTTTAAATTAGAAAATCGTGATTCTTTAGCTGCAATGTTGGGGGTATCAGTGAGGCAATTAAACCGTACATTATCTAAATTAGTCAGTGATAAATTGATAGAACAAAAAGGCAAACAAATTAAAATATTAAATACTGAACAACTTTTAACATCATGCCAAAATTAGAAAAGGCTGCCAATGACAGCCTTTTTAAAAAATAAGGAGATAATTACTTTTTGGTTGCTAAAATAACTGTTGAAGCCTTAATTATCGCAGTAACTTTACTGTTCACTGCAAGTCCCATTTCAACTGTACTATTATTTGTTACTACCGCAGATAGTAATGTTCCTGCATCCGTTTTTAAATTAACAACAGAGTTTACACTACCTTTTTCAATTGACTCTACTTTGCCATTGAATTGGTTACGCGCTGAAAACTGGTACTCTTGTGCATCAGATACAAGGACAACCCAAGGCGCTTTAATCACAGCAACCGCTTGTTTACCTTTTTCTAATCCTAACTGCTTAGTGCTGTTTTTAGTGATAATTGCAGCAATGCTTTCTCCATTGCCTAAATTTAAAATAATTTCATCATTTACTGAACCAACAGCTACAGACTCAACGACACCCGTAAGTTGATTTCGTGCAGAAATAGTCATATTACGTCCTTAGTGATTATTAATTATTTGAATGATAAACTTTAGCGTTATATTTTTTCAACCACCACGTCAAAAGACTTGCGGCTTACAGCCTATAATTCATAGATATATTCCTATAAAAAGAATACCAAACTATGAAAATCATCCAATAATAATATCCTAAAACCACTTTAATATGCTATTTAAAATAGTTATCAAATTCACATTTAATCACTGACTTTTAATAATGGATGCTCTTTTTTATAATCATGTTCATGAGCATGCCCTTGTGATTTCAAAACAACATATTCTTTCTTACAATCAGTTAAAAACTGTAAAGAATTCGTTTTACCTGTTTGTTTGTCAATTAAAAAGAGGCTAATTGTTTTTTGTTTTGGGGAAACTATTTCAATGATTCGTCCATCATCATGATAATAATCACCTTTATTAATCACTACATTAAAATCTTTGATACTTTCAACTCTACGATGCTCTTTGCTTTCCTCTAAAGGAAAGCCTGCGTATTCACCGATAACAAAATCACGGATATTAATCACATCATTGAAGAAGAATACTTTTGCTATGGGGGCCGCAGTTGGGAAGGTAAAGCTACCATTCCTATCGTGTGATATCTGGTTGATTGATTGGTCAATATCGCAGGTATAAACCAGCGTTGAATTGGGCGCTTGACAGCCGACTAAAACCATAATCGCCGTGAGCAAAAATCCTATTTTTTTCATTTCAGTCCCTGAGCTTAAATAAAAAGTAAAATTTAGATTAGTATAAACATAGCGAGCTCAAAGCTGAAATTTTAAGCGTAAGGAAATGTTTTTATTTTAACTGGTACCTTTATGTTTGTAAAAAGTGGCACTTTTATCAAACCACAATTCACCTATATTAATGTTATTGTGTTTTTTAAAGGTATCCTGTTTATGCAAATAGAAAATGAATTTGGCCAGCCCATTGGTCGGCTCGTTCCAAATTGGTCCCCTCGCCTATTACCTCAAAGAATTCAACTAGATGGCAATCACTGCCGAATCAAACCTCTTGATATTTCACATGCTGAAAGCTTGTATCAATCTTTTTCTCAGTCACCAGATAAACGTAGCTGGACTTGGTTGTCTGACGAAGCCCCTCAAAATTTACAGCAATATAAAAATTGGGTCCATCACGTTACACAAAAAAGTGATCCACTATTTTTTACTATTTTTGATAAACAAAATGGTGCTGCAATCGGTGTATTTTCATTAATGAGAATCGATGCAAACAATGGTGTTGTTGAAGTCGGTCATGTTCATTTTTCCAGCTTGCTTAGTGGCACAATTATGTCAACCGAAGCTCATTGGTTATTAATGCAATACATCTTTAATTCATTGGGTTATAGACGTTACGAATGGAAGTGTAATAGCCTGAATAACCCTTCACACCGAGCTGCGTTACGTTTAGGGTTTCACTATGAAGGGCGATTTCGAAATGCGTTGGTGACAAAGGGACGTAACCGAGATACCGACTGGTTTTCTATTATTGATAGTGAATGGCCAATGGTAAACGAAGCATTGCAAGCTTGGTTGTCAGACTCTAACCACATCAATAACAAACAAATTAAATCCCTTTCGATGATTCGAAAAAGTTTATTGCTGGTTGAGAGCTAAATATAAATAGCCCCAACCGGGGCTATTTTGACACTCGAAATTAAACAAAATTTGGACCAATCACATCAATTCGGTCAGTACAAATAGTATCAACGCCCCATCGTAACAGTTCCGTTGCACGTGCCGGGTTATTGACGGTATAAACTAATATATGTAACCCCGCTTGTTTAAGCATTCTGACGCGCGCTTCATCTAAAAGTTCATGATTTAAATGAATAGAAACGCAAGCAAGTTGTGTTGTTAACTTCTGCCAATCATCCCGCCAATCATCGAGTAACAAGCCCCTTGGTAACTCGGGAACCGCTTTTTGAGCCGCGGCCAAAGCCTCAAATGAAAATGAAGATAATAATGGTACCGTTTGCCCAGCCCAAAGCTCCCGAGCTGCCAATGAAACCAAAGTACCTGTTTCAACCTCTAACCCAGTTGTAGGTTTAATTTCTATATTAGCCATCATGCCATGTTGCCGACAACGCTCTGCAACTTGTTCAAGAGAAGGTAAGTGCTCACCTGCAAACTCGGAGCTATACCAACTCCCCGCATCAACAGTGAGTAATTGTTCCCAGCTCAGTTGCCCAGCAATGCCAGTACCATCACTTGTTCTTTCTAGCGTATCGTCGTGCAACAGAAAAATTTGGCCATCGATGGAGAGCTTTGCATCAAACTCAATCATTGTATGCCCAAAGCGTGCACCCACATCAATTGCGGCTAAGGTATTTTCAGGTGCAAGTTTACCACCACCTCGGTGTGCGACTATATGTGGGTAAGGCCAATTACTCATAAACGGTATCCCTGTTGGCTATCGAAAAAATATTCTTCTTTTATTTAATCATCATTAGAGAATAGAGTTAATATGTCGGATATACCTTTTTTGTATTTTGTTTCTGCATGCAAAATCTCAATATTCGATACGATTTGCAAGTCGCCATTTTTCACCATCTGGCGAATATCATCAGGTCGTAATGGCTCTTCTAATAACCGATTAACTGTTATTTCATCCGCTATTTTGTACATCGTTTGAAAGATCAATTGTGAAGACCCTAAACGGTCAAAATAATAAAATTGAGAACCTTTTCGCCACACTTCAGCATAGTGGTGATTTGTTACATTACCTATTTTTACCCAAGGCTCT
The window above is part of the Providencia sp. R33 genome. Proteins encoded here:
- a CDS encoding YnfA family protein; the encoded protein is MSIKIIGLFFITALAEIAGCYFPYLWMKKQGSSWLLIPAALSLALFVWLLTLHPEASGRIYATYGGIYIVTALVWLKVVDGVSLTVTDWVGALVVFVGAGIIISGWK
- a CDS encoding DUF2798 domain-containing protein, with amino-acid sequence MSYQDSNYVLGIPKLPARAMIVLVPFFLSLVMSGIVSLISTVRALGFTSEVFTPWLSSWGISWMIAFPTVFFVLPIARRISLLLVKSV
- a CDS encoding dihydrofolate reductase family protein, with amino-acid sequence MITGHVFIATSLDGYIARKNGDIDWLLQQDLPEENHGYENFICNIDAIIMGRGTFEAVCNFTPWPYEQPIVVLSSTLAAQPVPEHLIGKVRFSNQTPKQVMLMLETEGCKRVYIDGGQIVQSFLKQGLIHDLIITKIPILLGEGRPLFGPIPHDIFLNHLNTQSFPSGFIQSHYEIVK
- a CDS encoding TetR/AcrR family transcriptional regulator; translated protein: MTARKPGRPKTQQLNISSENIIAKAVEILDEKGIEQLSMRLIAKEMAITPMALYHYFSDKNALIKAIGNTLYHDINVTDIKGIQPKIENLLLRYREKVIQYPQITLAIFNASALFPEQATRITKEIIQLLIELGLSIQQATQWGHILIDYTHGEALASATLEYNEQVHARENYINAMILLNMKGLLLCQK
- the yafC gene encoding DNA-binding transcriptional regulator YafC, with protein sequence MRATSEEARVFIEVVEQKSFSKAADKLNLANSAVSRIVKKLEEKLGVNLLNRTTRQIDLTAEGELYFQRMKVILQEMLAAENELHETQTSPKGLLRIDAATPIVLHILIPFVSVFRQQYPDIHLSLVSSETFVNLIERKVDVAIRAGQLTDSSLRARPLFNSYRKIIASPNYLEQHGAPKYPQDLLNHTGLIFTEPASLNIWPVKGIDGQLIEITEGISSNSGETLRQLCLAGNGIACLSDFMVNKDIQSGQFVEVLTEELQPIPLPFHAVYYSDRVVSQRIRVFIDSLTQYLAEIQKP
- the dkgB gene encoding 2,5-didehydrogluconate reductase DkgB; its protein translation is MTIPVIGVGTFRLKDDVVIASVKNALDVGYRAVDTAQIYENEAAVGQAIAESGVARSELYITTKIWIENLSKDKLIPSLKKSLSDLQTDYVDLTLVHWPSPNDAVSVEEFMQALLEAKKQGLTREIGISNFTIPLMEKAIAAVGAENIATNQIELSPYLQNKKVVEWAKQHNIHITSYMTLAYGKALKDEVIGRIAQKHNATPAQVILAWAMGEGYSVIPSSTKRENLLSNLQATQLQLDSDDKAAIAKLDCNDRLVSPEGLAPNWD
- a CDS encoding NAD(P)H-dependent oxidoreductase, coding for MKILLLNGGQTFAHSAGQLNRTLHDVAKACLCELGHTIQETHIESGYDIENEVKKFLWADTIIYQMPGWWMMMPWMVKKYMDDVYTLGHGHLYANDGRTRQDPNKQYGTGGLLHGRKYMLSVTWNAPIDAFNEFDNFFDGRGVDGVYFAFHKSQQFLGLKKFPTFMVNDVIKEPNIEKYINDYKAHLTEIFK
- a CDS encoding putative quinol monooxygenase, whose translation is MSEIRIVATIIAKDNEVEFVKSATKSIVEPSNRDEGCLQYELHQDNANPNTFVFFEIWQDQQSLDKHNATQHLQDFIKKVEGKINLLDVKLISKIA
- a CDS encoding NAD(P)H-dependent oxidoreductase — its product is MVTIIYSHPWSGSFCHFLLEAIEKELASKKKKFQLIDLHADKFNPVLTEAELALYAKGDFIDPLVGKYQETLKASSEVIVIFPVWWMGMPAILKGFFDKVMLNGFAWYYNEQQQKLLPLLDINKTTIVTTSEEPTDFIVKEGDPVSDAIFHCMTAVGLKNGKWMNCDRVTQGGDDHRLRFIASLLNEI
- a CDS encoding Crp/Fnr family transcriptional regulator → MKIVNATAKCTEFIIHHKINEFISEETLENAKLIHIKAKEYLIFQDSEISHLYFLVGGKLQVERYETDGNKVIFSFVNAFSIIGDLELFQSHLENNRVYNTIQAVTDADLLALSLSIIRKKEIHSPLFLQFICQHLSKKLYNASQLHSSASYSVEYKLRRYLAFVEKQNGGSFKLENRDSLAAMLGVSVRQLNRTLSKLVSDKLIEQKGKQIKILNTEQLLTSCQN
- a CDS encoding TOBE domain-containing protein: MTISARNQLTGVVESVAVGSVNDEIILNLGNGESIAAIITKNSTKQLGLEKGKQAVAVIKAPWVVLVSDAQEYQFSARNQFNGKVESIEKGSVNSVVNLKTDAGTLLSAVVTNNSTVEMGLAVNSKVTAIIKASTVILATKK
- a CDS encoding GNAT family N-acetyltransferase — its product is MQIENEFGQPIGRLVPNWSPRLLPQRIQLDGNHCRIKPLDISHAESLYQSFSQSPDKRSWTWLSDEAPQNLQQYKNWVHHVTQKSDPLFFTIFDKQNGAAIGVFSLMRIDANNGVVEVGHVHFSSLLSGTIMSTEAHWLLMQYIFNSLGYRRYEWKCNSLNNPSHRAALRLGFHYEGRFRNALVTKGRNRDTDWFSIIDSEWPMVNEALQAWLSDSNHINNKQIKSLSMIRKSLLLVES
- the ugpQ gene encoding glycerophosphodiester phosphodiesterase, coding for MSNWPYPHIVAHRGGGKLAPENTLAAIDVGARFGHTMIEFDAKLSIDGQIFLLHDDTLERTSDGTGIAGQLSWEQLLTVDAGSWYSSEFAGEHLPSLEQVAERCRQHGMMANIEIKPTTGLEVETGTLVSLAARELWAGQTVPLLSSFSFEALAAAQKAVPELPRGLLLDDWRDDWQKLTTQLACVSIHLNHELLDEARVRMLKQAGLHILVYTVNNPARATELLRWGVDTICTDRIDVIGPNFV